A stretch of the Conger conger chromosome 3, fConCon1.1, whole genome shotgun sequence genome encodes the following:
- the LOC133123143 gene encoding membrane-anchored junction protein codes for MPVQAFSFPLPETRFFRAGRHVYKFKIRSGSKCSEEVINGELVTLELEDAVRVVLANLDSLQPFVTKHFHIFPYKSRWERVSELRFQQGGSILTAYPFLLTLYLETHDSLHAHTAKRSRDWTPVRATEQDLLHPPRSLTCQHKRSRTERPQGGTPTQHTCGAAREPPEGPAGAEAMAGDRRRCAGPAPDTAGRSGGRAAPDTALRYQNV; via the exons ATGCCCGTCCAGGCATTCTCCTTCCCCCTTCCCGAGACTCGCTTCTTCCGAGCTGGCCGCCACGTCTACAAGTTCAAGATCAGGAGCGGCAGCAAATGCAG TGAAGAGGTTATCAACGGCGAGCTTGTCACCCTGGAGCTTGAG GATGCCGTCCGGGTGGTGCTGGCAAACCTTGACAGCCTACAGCCCTTTGTCACCAAGCACTTCCACATATTTCCCT ACAAGAGCAGGTGGGAGAGGGTCTCTGAGCTGCGGTTTCAGCAGGGAGGGTCGATCCTGACGGCCTACCCCTTCCTCCTCACACTTTACCTGGAAACACACGACAGCCTGCACgcgcacacag CGAAGCGGTCCAGGGACTGGACACCG GTGAGAGCAACAGAACAAGATTTACTCCATCCGCCTCGGAGCCTCACCTGTCAGCACAAGCGCAGTAGGACCGAGCGGCCACAAGGGGGCACTCCGACCCAGCACACATG cgGGGCGGCGCGGGAGCCTCCAGAGGGGCCTGCTGGAGCAGAAGCGATGGCTGGAGACAGGAGG CGCTGCGCGGGGCCGGCGCCTGACACGGCCGGGCGCTCAGGTGGGAGAGCCGCGCCTGACACGGCGCTCAG GTACCAGAACGTTTAG
- the zgc:101765 gene encoding aldo-keto reductase Mvan_2161, which translates to MADQQPSVLLNTGARMPLLGLGTFRLRGAEDTERAVDAALAAGYRSFDTAAVYRNEAELGHALRALLPKHGLTRADVFVTSKLGPRDQGPGAGEGCAQSLERLALGYVDLYLVHWPGTQGLPVGDRRNAGNRAESWAALERFHADGRFRAVGVSNYTPGHLRELLRECRVPPAVLQVEFHPKLAQGELRGLCGETGVCFQAYSSLGAGALLSDPVVRAAAAGCDRTPAQVLLRWAVQQGVPVLPKSSQPERVAENGRVFDFHLSEEDMGRLSALDCGEKYCWDPSAVA; encoded by the coding sequence ATGGCTGACCAGCAGCCGTCCGTCCTGCTGAACACCGGGGCGCGGATGCCCCTCCTGGGCCTGGGCACGTTCCGCCTCCGGGGCGCGGAGGACACGGAGCGGGCCGTCGACGCGGCGCTGGCCGCGGGCTACCGCTCGTTCGACACCGCGGCCGTGTACCGCAACGAGGCCGAGCTGGGCCACGCCCTCCGCGCCCTCCTGCCCAAGCACGGCCTGACGCGCGCCGACGTCTTCGTCACCAGCAAGCTGGGGCCCCGGGACCAGGGCcccggggcgggggaggggtgcGCGCAGAGCCTGGAGCGGCTGGCGCTCGGGTACGTCGACCTCTACCTCGTGCACTGGCCCGGGACGCAGGGCCTGCCGGTCGGGGACCGGCGGAACGCGGGGAACCGGGCCGAGAGCTGGGCGGCGCTGGAGCGGTTCCACGCCGACGGAAGGTTCCGGGCCGTCGGCGTCTCCAACTACACGCCCGGGCACCTGCGGGAGCTGCTGCGGGAGTGCCGGGTGCCCCCCGCCGTGCTCCAGGTGGAGTTCCACCCGAAGCTGGCCCAGGGGGAGCTGAGGGGGCTCTGCGGGGAGACGGGCGTCTGCTTCCAGGCCTACTCGTCCCTGGGGGCCGGGGCCCTGCTCTCAGACCCGGTGGTTCGGGCTGCGGCCGCGGGGTGCGACCGCACCCCGGCCCAGGTGCTGCTCCGGTGGGCCGTGCAGCAGGGCGTGCCCGTGCTGCCCAAGTCGTCCCAGCCCGAGAGGGTGGCGGAGAACGGCCGGGTCTTCGACTTCCACCTGAGCGAGGAGGACATGGGGAGGCTGTCGGCCCTGGATTGTGGGGAGAAGTACTGTTGGGACCCGTCTGCAGTGGCCTAG